From the genome of Cryptococcus neoformans var. neoformans B-3501A chromosome 1, whole genome shotgun sequence, one region includes:
- a CDS encoding hypothetical protein (HMMPfam hit to WD40, WD domain, G-beta repeat, score: 141.4, E(): 2e-39) codes for MSVHEEDQLQDPQLQEDDVVEIVEDDGDIPMDEDDDDNDKYDAEIIIGGPGPGEEDLMMNEEEGEGEQRADNSWGVNALHNQQQSIFTISLHPAFPNPPLAISGGEDDAGFIFCPIPTDSETSASSSSFNADSFPPTKLIGHTDSVIAAGWSFDGEMVATGGMDGKVIVWQRVKPQASTGEASVDEWKNWSMIQELETGTEITWLQWHPKGNVIAAGCEDATVWLWNLPSGNTLNVLSSHTMTSTAGLFPPPNGRQLLTASLDSSLILWDPRDPNPIWKSSIFMPANSPELDPAEHGITALAVSPNGQIAAVGGSSGKVKLISMTKGDVLATKLVGHAEGESVEALLFVDLLNGAAGGNKGVVLVSAGTDGKAFVWDAATGRVRAELQHDEPITTLAGHPHPQLHLVTTASADSTLKTWDIRTGALIATHTGHMGVVNGVAIAPAGEGKVAVSAGDEGVSLIWKV; via the exons ATGTCCGTCCACGAGGAAGACCAGCTGCAAGACCCTCAACTCcaggaggatgatgttgtAGAAATTGTCGAGGATGACGGAGATATTCCAAtggacgaggacgatgatgacaacGATAAGTACGATGCTGAGATCATCATCGGTGGTCCTGGTCCCGGAGAGGAAGacttgatgatgaatgaggaggaaggtgaaggagagcaGAGAGCAGACAACAGTTGGGGTGTGAACG CTCTTCATAACCAGCAACAATCTATCTTTACAATCTCCTTACACCCCGCTTTCCCTAACCCTCCCCTCGCCATCTCTGGCGGTGAAGATGACGCAGGATTCATCTTCTGTCCCATTCCTACCGATTCTGAGACGTCCGcgtcctcatcatccttcaatGCTGACTCTTTCCCTCCCACAAAGTTGATCGGCCACACCGACTCCGTGATTGCGGCTGGATGGAGTTTTGACGGTGAGATGGTCGCTACCGGTGGTATGGACGGAAAGGTTATCGTTTGGCAGAGGGTTAAGCCTCAAGCATCAACGGGTGAGGCGTCTGTGGATGAATGGAAGAATTGGAGTATGATCCAAGAGCTGGAAACTGGTACCGAGATAACT TGGTTACAATGGCACCCCAAAGGTAACGTCATTGCTGCTGGTTGTGAGGACGCGACAGTCTGGTTATGGAACC TGCCCTCTGGCAACACCCTTAAtgttctttcttctcacaCTATGACCTCCACCGCCggtctcttccctcctccaaacGGCCGTCAACTCCTCACCGCCTCTCTCGactcttctctcatcctctggGACCCCCGAGATCCCAACCCCATATGGAaatcctccatcttcatgcCTGCCAATTCTCCCGAACTCGATCCCGCCGAGCACGGTATCACAGCACTCGCTGTTTCTCCCAACGGCCAAATTGCCGCTGTGGGTGGTAGCAGTGGAAAGGTCAAGCTTATCAGCATGACAAAGGGTGATGTGCTAGCCACAAAGTTAGTGGGTCACGCCGAGGGAGAGAGTGTGGAAGCGCTTCTGTTTGTGGACCTTTTGAATGGTGCTGCTGGAGGAAATAAGGGTGTGGTTTTGGTCAGCGCGGGAACAGATGGAAAAGCGTTTGTCTGGGATGCCGCTACTGGACGAGTACGAGCAGAGCTTCAACACGAC GAACCTATAACCACCCTTGCCGGgcatccccatccccaactTCACCTCGTCACCACCGCCTCCGCCGACTCTACTCTCAAGACATGGGACATCCGAACTGGGGCGCTCATTGCAACCCACACCGGTCACATGGGTGTCGTCAACGGTGTTGCTATCGCACCtgcaggagaaggcaaggtggCCGTCAGTGCCGGTGATGAGGGTGTTAGCTTGATCTGGAAGGTTTAG